From the genome of Spirosomataceae bacterium TFI 002, one region includes:
- a CDS encoding NADH dehydrogenase subunit J: MEFLETLKNLTMTQWSFYIVSLLTLLGGIGTVVSKNPMHSVIYLILTFFSLSSIYILLNAQFVAAVNIIVYAGAIMVLFLFVVMFLNLRGESNELDRNVVMIGASVIAGVIGFLLIVTIRNTEIAKLNPYTFNAKAGLIENLGKVMYSKYVLPFELVSVLFLVAMAGAVMLGKREKGERNF; this comes from the coding sequence ATGGAGTTTTTAGAAACATTAAAAAACTTAACAATGACACAATGGTCTTTCTACATTGTGTCTCTTTTGACTCTTTTGGGTGGAATAGGAACAGTAGTTTCCAAAAATCCAATGCATAGTGTCATTTACCTTATACTTACTTTTTTCTCGCTTTCATCTATATACATATTACTCAATGCTCAGTTTGTAGCTGCTGTAAATATCATTGTATATGCGGGTGCAATCATGGTCTTGTTTCTATTTGTCGTTATGTTTCTTAACCTAAGAGGTGAAAGTAATGAATTAGACAGAAACGTAGTAATGATAGGAGCGAGTGTAATAGCTGGCGTAATTGGATTTCTACTGATCGTAACAATTCGAAATACCGAAATTGCGAAGTTAAACCCATATACATTCAATGCAAAAGCTGGCCTAATCGAGAATCTCGGAAAGGTAATGTATAGTAAGTATGTACTTCCATTCGAGCTTGTTTCTGTTCTTTTCCTTGTGGCAATGGCCGGTGCAGTTATGCTAGGGAAACGTGAAAAAGGCGAACGTAATTTTTAA
- a CDS encoding NADH dehydrogenase subunit I, producing MQLTNRSKKTDKTPLTLAESSYLPGIARGLGITLKHFFSKKATIRYPEQKRYLGPIFRGHHILKRDEEGRERCTACGLCAVACPAEAISMVAAERVKGEEHLYREEKYAAQYEVNMLRCIFCGLCEEACPKEAVYLRHDKFVPVFTSRENVIYGKDQLVEDMNERYERDAWTKEEMTKLWEKQQAYPVDNN from the coding sequence ATGCAGTTAACAAACAGATCAAAGAAAACAGATAAGACGCCATTAACGCTGGCAGAAAGCAGTTACCTACCGGGTATTGCAAGAGGACTTGGGATTACACTTAAGCACTTTTTCTCCAAAAAAGCGACTATTCGATACCCTGAGCAAAAACGATACTTAGGACCAATATTTAGAGGCCATCACATTCTTAAACGAGATGAAGAAGGCCGCGAAAGATGTACTGCTTGTGGCTTATGTGCAGTTGCTTGCCCTGCAGAAGCTATTTCTATGGTAGCAGCCGAACGAGTAAAAGGCGAAGAGCATTTGTATCGCGAAGAAAAGTATGCTGCACAATACGAGGTCAATATGCTTAGATGTATATTTTGTGGCCTTTGTGAAGAAGCATGCCCTAAAGAAGCTGTTTATTTGCGTCATGATAAGTTCGTTCCGGTATTCACTAGCCGTGAAAATGTAATTTATGGCAAAGACCAATTGGTTGAGGACATGAACGAGCGATATGAGCGTGATGCTTGGACAAAAGAAGAAATGACTAAATTGTGGGAAAAGCAACAAGCCTACCCAGTAGATAATAACTAA
- a CDS encoding NADH dehydrogenase subunit H, translated as MESVFLVKTIIIVSIFAVSLTIAAYETYFERVIAAFIQDRVGPDYAGPFGLLQPLADAVKLFFKEDFVPNMADKWLFIMGPSLAMLTALMASAVIPFGDSIMLTTGELVLVQGIEVNIGILWVFGVVALGVYGILIGGWASNNKYSLYGAIRAASQNISYELGMGLSIIAILMMSESLSIRSIVTQQHGMDWNIWYQPLGFLVFLTCSFAECNRTPFDLPESENELVAGYHTEYGSMKLGLYLFSEYINMFISSAILASLYFGGFNYPGMDTVYAWLTSSMGTVLGHNLATGVGILVLFIKIAFFIFLYMWVRWTLPRFRYDQLMNLGWKGLIPLAIVNIVITAAAELSGQPLLGTYIGLACFLAALYIVWPFVKPKTAQS; from the coding sequence ATGGAATCAGTATTTCTAGTCAAAACAATCATTATCGTTAGCATTTTTGCAGTTTCTCTTACCATAGCTGCATACGAAACGTACTTTGAAAGAGTAATTGCGGCATTTATTCAGGATCGTGTTGGTCCCGATTATGCTGGACCTTTTGGTCTTTTACAACCACTTGCCGATGCTGTAAAGCTATTCTTCAAAGAGGATTTTGTGCCAAACATGGCTGACAAATGGCTCTTTATCATGGGGCCTTCACTTGCAATGCTAACTGCATTAATGGCAAGTGCGGTTATACCATTTGGCGATTCTATTATGCTTACAACTGGGGAATTGGTATTGGTACAAGGCATCGAAGTAAACATTGGTATTCTTTGGGTTTTTGGCGTGGTGGCACTTGGAGTTTATGGAATTCTAATTGGTGGATGGGCATCAAATAACAAATACTCTTTATACGGAGCAATTCGTGCCGCATCTCAGAATATTTCTTACGAATTGGGAATGGGATTATCGATAATCGCAATTTTGATGATGTCAGAATCACTTTCAATTCGATCAATTGTTACGCAACAACACGGAATGGACTGGAACATTTGGTACCAGCCTTTAGGATTTTTAGTGTTTCTTACTTGCTCATTTGCTGAGTGTAATAGAACACCATTTGACCTACCAGAATCAGAGAACGAGCTAGTCGCTGGTTATCATACAGAATATGGTTCCATGAAACTAGGTCTTTACCTTTTCTCAGAGTATATCAATATGTTTATCTCCTCAGCTATATTAGCCTCATTGTATTTTGGCGGTTTTAACTATCCAGGAATGGATACCGTTTATGCATGGCTTACTTCAAGCATGGGAACAGTTTTAGGACATAACTTAGCAACTGGAGTTGGTATCCTTGTCCTATTTATAAAAATTGCTTTCTTCATATTCCTTTACATGTGGGTTCGCTGGACATTGCCTAGATTTAGGTATGACCAATTAATGAATCTTGGTTGGAAAGGGCTTATCCCACTGGCTATAGTCAATATCGTCATTACAGCAGCGGCAGAACTTTCGGGACAACCATTACTTGGAACCTATATTGGACTTGCTTGCTTTTTGGCAGCATTATATATCGTTTGGCCTTTTGTAAAACCTAAAACAGCTCAGTCTTAA